The proteins below come from a single Scatophagus argus isolate fScaArg1 chromosome 15, fScaArg1.pri, whole genome shotgun sequence genomic window:
- the LOC124072411 gene encoding probable carboxypeptidase X1 isoform X1: MEKSLCLLAAVIFLGGFLDAALIDDASTETYSLLNYTTTTAESVTVELQDHSRHQPTPTKAETTIPTSTVRGKERGTERLSKDSEEDSSNTEETDDSKTENEKTKLECPPLGLESLRVDDSQMQASSYQRMGLGPHRGRLNIQSGIEDGDLYDGAWCAEYKDQHQWLEVDAIHLTRFTGVILQGRNSIWSWDWVQTYKVQLSNDSVNWKTCMNGTEEAIFEGNRNTETPVLGLLPVPTVARFIRINPQTWYSNGTICLRAEILGCRVNDPTDMYSSEREPGSKDALDFRHHNYKEMRKLMKSVTEECPDITHIYTIGKSYMGLKLYVMVISDNPSKHELGEPEFRYVAGMHGNEALGRELVLNLMQYLCREYKKGNQRVVRLVTETRIHLLPSMNPDGYEDAYKKGSELAGWADGRYSFEGIDLNHNFPDLNNIMWDAQETAADQSKVSNHYIPIPEYYTKEDAMVAPETRAVISWMQDIPFVLSANLHGGELVVTYPFDCTRDWAPQEDTPTADNAFFRWLATVYASTNLVMANPDRRICHYEDFQSHNNIINGGAWHTVPGSMNDFSYLHTNCFEVTVELSCDKFPHASELPIEWENNKESLLVYMEQVHRGIKGVVRDKQTKQGIADAIIKVEDHNHDIRSAADGDYWRLLNPGEYQVVVWAEGYFPSMRRCHVGMEPCPTICDFTLTKTPIQRLKEIRAKGGKIPQDLQLRLRALRLRKLRASTKAINRRRESQRERQEQLLQARRARSSGARRA; the protein is encoded by the exons ATGGAAAAGTCATTGTGCTTGTTGGCTGCAGTGATTTTTCTGGGAGGATTTTTAGACGCAGCACTGATAGACGATGCGTCGACTGAGACTTATTCATTACTGAACTACACGACGACTACAGCTGAGTCTGTCACGGTGGAGCTGCAGGACCACAGCAGACACCAACCGACTCCAACGAAAGCTGAAACCACAATACCAACCAGTACTGTCAGAGGCAAAGAGCGGGGCACCGAAAGACTCAGCAAAGACAGCGAAGAAGACAGCAGCAATACAGAAGAGACAGATGACAGCAAGACAGAAAACGAGAAAACAAAGCTTG agTGTCCTCCCCTCGGCCTGGAGTCCCTGCGAGTCGATGACAGCCAGATGCAAGCTTCTTCCTACCAGCGAATGGGTCTGGGTCCTCACAGGGGGAGACTGAATATCCAG TCAGGCATTGAGGATGGGGATCTGTACGATGGAGCCTGGTGTGCCGAGTATAAGGACCAGCACCAGTGGCTCGAGGTGGACGCCATTCACCTCACCCGGTTCACTGGAGTCATCCTGCAGGGCCGAAACTCCATCTGGAG TTGGGACTGGGTCCAAACCTACAAAGTCCAGCTGAGTAATGACTCCGTAAACTGGAAGACCTGCATGAATGGGACAGAAGAAGCA ATCTTTGAAGGAAACCGAAATACAGAGACTCCGGTGCTCGGACTCCTTCCTGTTCCCACCGTCGCCCGTTTCATCCGCATCAATCCTCAGACCTGGTACTCCAACGGCACCATCTGCCTCAGGGCTGAGATACTCGGCTGTCGTGTTAATG ATCCAACTGACATGTACTCCTCAGAGCGAGAACCAGGATCAAAGGACGCTTTGGACTTCAGACACCACAACTACAAAGAGATGAGAAAG CTCATGAAGTCTGTGACAGAGGAATGCCCAGACATCACTCACATCTACACCATCGGGAAGAGCTACATGGGCCTCAAACTGTATGTCATGGTGATCTCAGATAACCCCAGCAAACATGAACTAG GCGAGCCAGAGTTTCGCTACGTGGCGGGGATGCACGGGAATGAAGCTCTTGGCCGAGAACTGGTGCTCAACCTCATGCAGTACTTATGTCGAGAATACAAGAAGGGAAACCAGCGTGTCGTTCGGCTGGTGACTGAGACGCGAATCCACCTCCTGCCCTCCATGAACCCTGATGGTTATGAAGACGCTTATAAGAAG GGCTCAGAACTTGCTGGCTGGGCTGATGGACGATACAGCTTTGAAGGAATCGACCTGAATCATAACTTTCCAGACCTGAACAACATCATGTGGGACGCTCAAGAGACGGCAGCAGATCAGTCTAAAGTCTCCAACCATTACATCCCCATCCCAGAGTACTACACCAAAGAAGATGCAATG GTTGCCCCGGAGACTCGTGCCGTCATCAGCTGGATGCAGGACATTCCCTTCGTGCTCAGTGCGAACCTCCACGGGGGAGAACTGGTGGTCACGTATCCCTTCGACTGCACCCGTGACTGGGCTCCTCAGGAAGACACCCCCACGGCAGACAACGCTTTCTTCCGCTGGCTGGCCACCGTCTACGCCTCGACTAACCTGGTGATGGCCAACCCTGACCGCCGCATCTGCCATTACGAGGACTTCCAGTCGCACAACAACATCATCAACGGAGGAGCCTGGCACACCGTCCCTGGCA GTATGAACGACTTCAGCTACCTGCACACCAACTGCTTTGAGGTGACGGTGGAGTTGTCCTGTGACAAGTTCCCTCATGCCAGTGAGCTGCCCATCGAGTGGGAGAACAACAAGGAGTCTCTGCTGGTTTACATGGAGCAG GTTCACAGAGGCATCAAGGGTGTGGTCAGAGACAAGCAGACCAAACAAGGAATAGCAGATGCTATAATCAAGGTGGAGGACCACAACCATGACATCCGATCAG ctgctgacGGGGACTACTGGCGTCTACTGAACCCAGGCGAGTACCAGGTGGTGGTCTGGGCCGAGGGTTACTTCCCGTCCATGCGTCGGTGCCACGTTGGAATGGAGCCATGTCCCACCATCTGTGACTTCACTCTCACCAAAACACCCATTCAGAGGTTGAAGGAGATCCGGGCCAAAGGAGGCAAGATCCCCCAGGACCTTCAGCTGCGTCTTCGCGCTCTGAGGCTCCGCAAGCTTCGCGCCAGCACCAAGGCCATCAACCGCCGCAGGGAGAGCCAGCGGGAGCGGCAAGAACAGCTGCTGCAGGCGAGGAGAGCTCGGTCCTCTGGAGCCCGGAGAGCGTGA
- the LOC124072411 gene encoding probable carboxypeptidase X1 isoform X2, producing MNGTEEAIFEGNRNTETPVLGLLPVPTVARFIRINPQTWYSNGTICLRAEILGCRVNDPTDMYSSEREPGSKDALDFRHHNYKEMRKLMKSVTEECPDITHIYTIGKSYMGLKLYVMVISDNPSKHELGEPEFRYVAGMHGNEALGRELVLNLMQYLCREYKKGNQRVVRLVTETRIHLLPSMNPDGYEDAYKKGSELAGWADGRYSFEGIDLNHNFPDLNNIMWDAQETAADQSKVSNHYIPIPEYYTKEDAMVAPETRAVISWMQDIPFVLSANLHGGELVVTYPFDCTRDWAPQEDTPTADNAFFRWLATVYASTNLVMANPDRRICHYEDFQSHNNIINGGAWHTVPGSMNDFSYLHTNCFEVTVELSCDKFPHASELPIEWENNKESLLVYMEQVHRGIKGVVRDKQTKQGIADAIIKVEDHNHDIRSAADGDYWRLLNPGEYQVVVWAEGYFPSMRRCHVGMEPCPTICDFTLTKTPIQRLKEIRAKGGKIPQDLQLRLRALRLRKLRASTKAINRRRESQRERQEQLLQARRARSSGARRA from the exons ATGAATGGGACAGAAGAAGCA ATCTTTGAAGGAAACCGAAATACAGAGACTCCGGTGCTCGGACTCCTTCCTGTTCCCACCGTCGCCCGTTTCATCCGCATCAATCCTCAGACCTGGTACTCCAACGGCACCATCTGCCTCAGGGCTGAGATACTCGGCTGTCGTGTTAATG ATCCAACTGACATGTACTCCTCAGAGCGAGAACCAGGATCAAAGGACGCTTTGGACTTCAGACACCACAACTACAAAGAGATGAGAAAG CTCATGAAGTCTGTGACAGAGGAATGCCCAGACATCACTCACATCTACACCATCGGGAAGAGCTACATGGGCCTCAAACTGTATGTCATGGTGATCTCAGATAACCCCAGCAAACATGAACTAG GCGAGCCAGAGTTTCGCTACGTGGCGGGGATGCACGGGAATGAAGCTCTTGGCCGAGAACTGGTGCTCAACCTCATGCAGTACTTATGTCGAGAATACAAGAAGGGAAACCAGCGTGTCGTTCGGCTGGTGACTGAGACGCGAATCCACCTCCTGCCCTCCATGAACCCTGATGGTTATGAAGACGCTTATAAGAAG GGCTCAGAACTTGCTGGCTGGGCTGATGGACGATACAGCTTTGAAGGAATCGACCTGAATCATAACTTTCCAGACCTGAACAACATCATGTGGGACGCTCAAGAGACGGCAGCAGATCAGTCTAAAGTCTCCAACCATTACATCCCCATCCCAGAGTACTACACCAAAGAAGATGCAATG GTTGCCCCGGAGACTCGTGCCGTCATCAGCTGGATGCAGGACATTCCCTTCGTGCTCAGTGCGAACCTCCACGGGGGAGAACTGGTGGTCACGTATCCCTTCGACTGCACCCGTGACTGGGCTCCTCAGGAAGACACCCCCACGGCAGACAACGCTTTCTTCCGCTGGCTGGCCACCGTCTACGCCTCGACTAACCTGGTGATGGCCAACCCTGACCGCCGCATCTGCCATTACGAGGACTTCCAGTCGCACAACAACATCATCAACGGAGGAGCCTGGCACACCGTCCCTGGCA GTATGAACGACTTCAGCTACCTGCACACCAACTGCTTTGAGGTGACGGTGGAGTTGTCCTGTGACAAGTTCCCTCATGCCAGTGAGCTGCCCATCGAGTGGGAGAACAACAAGGAGTCTCTGCTGGTTTACATGGAGCAG GTTCACAGAGGCATCAAGGGTGTGGTCAGAGACAAGCAGACCAAACAAGGAATAGCAGATGCTATAATCAAGGTGGAGGACCACAACCATGACATCCGATCAG ctgctgacGGGGACTACTGGCGTCTACTGAACCCAGGCGAGTACCAGGTGGTGGTCTGGGCCGAGGGTTACTTCCCGTCCATGCGTCGGTGCCACGTTGGAATGGAGCCATGTCCCACCATCTGTGACTTCACTCTCACCAAAACACCCATTCAGAGGTTGAAGGAGATCCGGGCCAAAGGAGGCAAGATCCCCCAGGACCTTCAGCTGCGTCTTCGCGCTCTGAGGCTCCGCAAGCTTCGCGCCAGCACCAAGGCCATCAACCGCCGCAGGGAGAGCCAGCGGGAGCGGCAAGAACAGCTGCTGCAGGCGAGGAGAGCTCGGTCCTCTGGAGCCCGGAGAGCGTGA
- the wdr32 gene encoding DDB1- and CUL4-associated factor 10, whose product MSSEHQSDSEDADESQDRPNNGNPDIDDSDVDDDIAPVASPSPPGSSGDRAERSSGSPASGERNPSSQTTLQTGSGGDSSTDSRRRNSLFSWLQSRTIRRGVFVDPVRDNFRTMTSLYCSMNPAVESVNLSTQTHGAVFNLEYSPDGSVLTVACEQTEVLLFDPISSRHIKTLTEAHEDCVNNIRFLDNRLFATCSDDTTIALWDLRKLNSKVCSLHGHASWVKNIEYDTNTRLLVTSGFDGNVITWDTNRFTEDGCPHKKFFHTRYLMRMRLTPDCSKMLISTSSGYLLILHDLDLTQSLEVGSYRMLRARRTPLSSDGGTSASRSAGTPRQGNDSSKMHPHREGLSPRNSLEVLTPEIPGERDRGNCITSLQLHPKGWATLIRCSSNMDDQEWTCVYEFQEGAPTRPLVSPRCSLRLTHYIEEANVGRGYIKELCFSPDGRLICSPYGYGVRLLAFDGSCGELADCLPVQTSCLREIRSIYSHSDVVLTTKFSPTHCQLASGCLSGRVALYQPKF is encoded by the exons ATGAGCTCGGAGCACCAGAGCGACAGCGAGGACGCCGACGAGTCGCAGGACAGGCCCAACAACGGCAACCCTGACATCGACGACTCGGACGTGGACGATGACATCGCTCCGGTGGCTTCTCCTTCACCGCCGGGGAGCAGCGGGGACCGAGCGGAGCGTAGCTCGGGGTCTCCGGCGTCAGGGGAGCGAAACCCCAGCAGCCAAACGACGCTGCAGACGGGGAGCGGCGGGGACTCCAGCACCGACAGCCGCAGGAGGAATAGCCTGTTTTCCTGGCTGCAGAGCAGGACAATAAGACGAGGGGTGTTTGTGGATCCAGTCAGGGATAACTTCAGGACAATGACCAGTTTGTACTGCTCCATGAATCCGGCTGTGGAGTCTGTCAACCTGAGCACTCAGACCCATGGAGCGGTGTTCAACCTGGAGTACTCCCCGGACGG GTCTGTGCTGACTGTGGCCTGTGAGCAGACTGAGGTCCTGCTGTTTGATCCCATCTCATCCAGACACATCAAAACCCTGACCGAGGCCCACGAGGACTGCGTCAACAACATACG GTTTTTGGACAATCGTTTGTTTGCCACCTGCTCTGACGACACCACCATTGCATTATGGGATCTGCGTAAGCTGAATTCAAAGGTTTGCTCTTTGCACGGCCACGCCAGCTGGGTGAAGAACATCGAGTACGACACCAACACCCGTCTGCTCGTCACGTCTGGCTTCGACGGCAACGTCATCACATGGGACACTAACAG GTTTACAGAGGACGGCTGCCCGCACAAAAAGTTCTTCCACACTCGCTACTTAATGAGGATGCGTCTGACACCCGACTGTTCCAAGATGCtcatctccacttcctcagGGTACCTGCTCATCCTCCACGACCTGGACCTCACCCAGTCCCTCGAGGTGGGCAGCTACCGTATGCTGCGAGCGCGACGGACTCCCCTCAGCTCAG ATGGAGGCACATCAGCGTCCAGGTCAGCGGGAACTCCTCGCCAGGGAAATGACTCCAGCAAGATGCACCCTCACAGAGAAG GCCTTTCTCCTCGGAACAGCTTGGAGGTTTTGACTCCAGAGAtccctggagagagagacagagggaacTGCATCACCTCCCTGCAGCTCCACCCTAAAGGCTGGGCCACCCTAATCCGATGCTCCAGCAACATGGACGACCAGGAG TGGACGTGCGTGTATGAGTTCCAGGAGGGGGCGCCCACCCGCCCGCTGGTCTCACCCCGCTGCTCCCTTCGCCTCACCCACTACATCGAGGAGGCCAACGTGGGCAGGGGCTACATCAAAGAGTTGTGCTTCAGCCCGGACGGGCGACTCATCTGCTCCCCGTATGGCTACGGCGTCCGCCTGCTCGCCTTCGACGGGAGCTGCGGCGAGCTGGCCGACTGCCTGCCCGTCCAGACCAGCTGCCTCAGGGAGATCCGCTCCATCTACTCGCACAGCGACGTGGTGCTCACCACCAAATTCTCCCCAACGCACTGCCAGCTGGCCTCTGGCTGCCTCAGTGGGCGCGTCGCCCTTTACCAGCCCAAGTTTTAA
- the hhipl2 gene encoding HHIP-like protein 2, with amino-acid sequence MTSMRDAALHPHGAGCAVLRAVAGLSSLQKTRRLPELILVVSVMLLVLFQSASAHPQCLDFEPPFKPPWHLEFCTQYEQFGCCDQKTDNMIAETYWDIIDQLEAGGYDLCADMLKEIMCQECSPYAAHLYDAEDPYTPVRELPGLCFDYCSKFHAKCRHVVKYLTENQLLQDTCERDVSTFCSTVDLPDQDYCYPNVLKSPFLNSNLGQMKRDPRGCLQLCLTEVANNLRNPVLMLHSGDDTHRMFIAEQVGFVWVYLRDGSRLEQPFLDMSGEVMTTPWLGDERGFLGMAFHPRYRDNGRFFIYYSIQVNSKLEKIRISEMKVSAHDMNMADPYSERVILEIEEPASNHNGGQLLFGVDGYLYIFTGDGGKAGDPFGKYGNAQNKSALLGKVLRIDVDGDSSGKQYRIPPDNPFCSVPDARPEVYAYGVRNMWRCSVDRGDLVSHYGRGRIFCGDVGQNRYEEIDIIVRGGNYGWRAKEGFECYDVKLCHNSSLNDILPIFAYSHHVGKSVTGGFVYRGCESPNLNGLYIFGDFMSGRLMALEEDKSTGNWKERSICMGDTKTCSFPGLINHHHKFIISFAEDEAGELYFLATAYPSAMSPHGTVFKFMDPSRRAPPGKCKQKLLPVKVRGKKFPFVPRELTVLDTHEKPTRPPQRKFKLTTKPPATSSRVKPTTAAASVSAVAKVKWRRREKKTKLKPQKKNKTQTDAQMKKKSLRRKSKEQSKKTTLVKPVSDRAKPKTNQTSTADLKSNVLQTANSLKDNTVHTGKTQQRQTGHEENSIKLKEHDALMNKTKTNRAMPNKLQPKSKRAKHAKAL; translated from the exons ATGACAAGTATGCGGGATGCTGCGCTCCATCCGCACGGAGCCGGCTGCGCGGTTTTACGCGCGGTGGCAGGTCTGAGTTCACTCCAAAAGACCCGGCGCCTTCCTGAGTTGATCCTGGTCGTGTCAGTGATGTTGCTCGTCCTTTTCCAGTCAGCATCAGCTCATCCTCAGTGTCTGGACTTCGAGCCACCTTTCAAACCCCCGTGGCACCTGGAGTTTTGCACTCAGTACGAGCAGTTTGGCTGCTGCGACCAGAAAACGGACAACATGATCGCGGAGACATACTGGGACATTATTGACCAGTTGGAAGCGGGAGGTTATGATCTCTGTGCAGACATGTTGAAGGAAATCATGTGCCAG GAGTGCTCTCCATATGCTGCCCACCTCTACGATGCTGAGGATCCATACACACCTGTTAGGGAGCTCCCTGGCCTTTGCTTCGACTACTGCTCCAAGTTCCACGCCAAATGTCGCCACGTGGTGAAGTATCTAACTGAgaaccagctgctgcaggacacCTGTGAGAGAGATGTTTCCACATTCTGCAGCACGGTCGACTTGCCCGACCAGGACTACTGCTACCCCAACGTCCTGAAGAGCCCTTTCCTCAACAGCAACCTGGGACAGATGAAAAGGGACCCCAGAGGGTGTCTCCAGCTGTGCCTGACAGAGGTGGCCAACAACCTGAGGAACCCCGTGCTGATGCTACACAGTGGCGACGACACACATCGCATGTTCATCGCAGAGCAGGTgggctttgtgtgggtttacCTGCGTGACGGCAGCCGGCTGGAGCAGCCCTTCCTGGATATGAGCGGGGAGGTGATGACCACGCCATGGCTGGGGGACGAGAGGGGCTTCTTGGGCATGGCCTTCCACCCCAGGTACCGGGACAACGGACGCTTCTTCATCTACTACTCTATCCAGGTCAACAGTAAGCTGGAGAAAATTAGAATCAGCGAGATGAAGGTGTCTGCCCACGATATGAACATGGCTGATCCTTACTCAGAGAG GGTCATTTTAGAAATCGAGGAGCCGGCCTCAAACCACAACGGAGGCCAGCTTCTGTTTGGTGTCGATGGATATTTGTACATCTTCACCGGAGACGGTGGAAAAGCTGGAGATCCGTTTGGGAAGTATGGCAACGCACAAAACAA GAGTGCACTGTTGGGAAAAGTACTCCGCATTGATGTAGATGGTGACTCCAGCGGGAAGCAGTACAGGATCCCTCCTGATAACCCGTTCTGCAGCGTCCCAGATGCCCGCCCAGAGGTGTATGCCTATGGAGTCAGAAACATGTGGCGATGCTCTGTGGACCGTGGAGACCTGGTCAGCCACTACGGCAGGGGCAGGATATTCTGCGGAGATGTGGGTCAAAACCGCTACGAGGAAATCGACATAATTGTGAGGGGAGGAAACTATGGATGGAGGGCCAAAGAGGGCTTTGAGTGCTATGATGTGAAACTGTGTCACAACTCCTCCTTGA ATGACATCCTCCCCATATTTGCCTACAGCCATCATGTTGGGAAGTCTGTGACGGGGGGATTTGTGTACAGAGGATGTGAATCACCCAATCTGAACGGCCTGTACATTTTTGGAGACTTTATGAGTGG TCGACTCATGGCGTTAGAGGAGGACAAATCAACAGGAAACTGGAAGGAAAGGAGCATCTGTATGGGCGACACAAAGACTTGCTCTTTCCCTGGGCTCATCAATCATCACCACAAGTTCATCATCTCGTTCGCTGAAGATGAAGCAG ggGAACTTTATTTTTTGGCCACTGCGTACCCCAGCGCCATGTCTCCTCATGGAACCGTTTTCAAATTCATGGACCCCTCCAG GAGAGCTCCTCCGGGGAAATGCAAACAGAAGCTGCTGCCGGTCAAAGTGAGGGGGAAAAAGTTTCCCTTTGTGCCCAGGGAAC TGACTGTGCTGGACACGCATGAAAAACCTACAAGGCCACCGCAGAGAAAATTCAAACTCACCACCAAACCACCAGCGACGAGCAGCCGGGTCAAGCCCACAACGGCAGCAGCCAGCGTGAGCGCCGTGGCGAAGGTGAaatggagaaggagagaaaagaaaactaagctgaaaccacagaagaagaacaaaacgCAGACTGACGcacaaatgaagaagaaatctTTGAGACGGAAATCTAAGGAACAATCGAAAAAGACCACTTTGGTGAAGCCTGTCAGTGACAGAGCAAAGCCGAAGACCAATCAAACGTCCACAGCTGACCTCAAAAGCAACGTGCTGCAAACCGCCAACAGCCTGAAAGACAACACAGTCCACACAGGGAAGACTCAGCAGAGGCAAACTGGACATGAGGAAAACAGCATAAAGCTGAAAGAACATGACGCCCTCATGAATAAAACTAAGACGAACAGAGCAATGCCAAACAAACTTCAGCCAAAAAGCAAACGAGCAAAACACGCCAAAGCGCTTTAA